The Oncorhynchus nerka isolate Pitt River linkage group LG12, Oner_Uvic_2.0, whole genome shotgun sequence genome includes a region encoding these proteins:
- the LOC115138864 gene encoding E3 ubiquitin-protein ligase TRIM39-like isoform X2 → MAMSMSEDQFLCCICLGVFIDPATIPCGHTFCKPCLEAYWHTRDTAICALCKTSFTPAPNIQVNMVMRDLVESFKGASGGDEVVDQSSTLAPGEVSCDICIGDRMSKAVKTCLVCVSSYCLEHARVHNARFSRHQLVRPLANLEERMCPTHNRLLELYCCFDKTMLCVACDSHQAPAHLVVTMRVEFLLQKAQLAKAKTVVKEKLKATRIEAEKLNSSVLLCEHKAARQIKFVNAFHLALVSKVSMLYDRYNTEASRRVDELERTASHWNCALEEDITALMRRVFALERVIGSSDSFELLNNLSSLPPAPPDGIRGPCSVNIPTDLLGNLAEHFMQNMAKLPKMGCFTTNGSAGSEITLVKEFTVEVTPDPSTAHPSLLFRRGSHGCEIRVDRSKIARAFPMSTQRFTQVPCVLATQWFSSHRAYWEVEVEDWVGNGSDVWFIGVATESSMTSQGVSVTPGNGFWVLVHREGRLWPTATTNPANNPMAIVTQMRKAHVGVYFDGRKRLVSFYDIHLGDHLYTYQHVPTNERLFPVFSPDYFCPSFKHANHAMIVRTHTATNPLCGR, encoded by the exons ATGGCCATGTCAATGTCAGAGGACCAGTTCCTGTGCTGCATCTGTCTTGGTGTTTTCATCGACCCAGCCACAATCCCGTGTGGACACACCTTTTGCAAGCCTTGTCTCGAGGCCTATTGGCACACGAGAGACACTGCGATCTGTGCTCTGTGCAAGACTAGCTTCACACCAGCCCCCAACATCCAGGTCAACATGGTCATGAGAGACCTTGTGGAAAGCTTCAAGGGGGCAAGTGGAGGGGACGAGGTCGTCGACCAGTCGTCGACTCTGGCTCCGGGAGAGGTCTCCTGTGACATATGCATCGGAGACAGGATGTCCAAGGCCGTcaagacctgcctggtgtgtgtgtCGTCGTACTGCCTGGAGCATGCAAGGGTCCACAATGCCCGGTTTTCCAGGCACCAGCTAGTCAGACCGCTAGCTAACCTGGAGGAAAGGATGTGTCCGACCCACAACAGGCTCCTGGAGCTTTACTGCTGCTTTGACAAGACCATGTTGTGTGTGGCTTGTGACTCTCACCAGGCGCCGGCCCACCTGGTTGTGACTATGCGGGTAGAGTTCTTGCTTCAAAAG GCTCAGCTGGCTAAAGCCAAGACAGTGGTCAAGGAGAAGCTGAAGGCCACTCGGATTGAGGCAGAGAAATTAAACTCTTCAGTCCTACTCTGTGAG CATAAAGCAGCAAGGCAAATCAAGTTTGTGAATGCCTTCCACCTAGCCCTGGTCAGCAAGGTGAGTATGCTATACGATCGCTACAACACTGAGGCCTCGAGGAGAGTGGACGAGCTGGAGAGGACAGCTTCCCATTGGAATTGTGCGCTTGAAGAAGACATTACAGCTCTGATGAGGAGAGTTTTTGCATTGGAGCGAGTGATTGGCTCCTCAGACTCCTTTGAGCTTCTTAAT aatctttcctctctccctcctgctcctccAGATGGCATCAGAGGACCATGCAGCGTCAACATCCCCACAGATCTACTTGGGAACCTTGCGGAGCATTTCATGCAAAACATGGCCAAACTACCCAAGATGGGATGCTTCACTACAAATGGCAGTGCTGGCTCAG AGATTACCTTGGTTAAAGAGTTCACAG TTGAGGTGACTCCTGACCCCAGCACAGCCCACCCATCGCTCCTGTTCAGAAGGGGGTCCCATGGTTGTGAGATTCGGGTGGACCGGAGCAAGATTGCTAGGGCGTTCCCCATGTCGACCCAGCGCTTCACCCAGGTGCCGTGTGTCCTCGCCACCCAGTGGTTCAGCAGCCATCGAGCCTACTGGGAGGTTGAGGTGGAGGACTGGGTTGGAAATGGATCTGATGTGTGGTTTATAGGTGTGGCAACTGAGTCCTCCATGACTTCTCAAGGGGTGAGTGTCACCCCTGGGAATGGATTCTGGGTCCTGGTACACCGTGAGGGGAGGCTTTGGCCAACCGCTACCACCAACCCTGCCAACAACCCTATGGCCATCGTAACACAAATGAGAAAG GCACATGTGGGTGTGTACTTTGACGGGCGGAAGCGACTTGTGTCATTCTACGACATTCATCTCGGTGATCACCTCTACACGTACCAACACGTGCCAACCAATGAAAGACTCTTCCCTGTCTTCAGCCCTGACTACTTCTGTCCTTCATTCAAACACGCCAACCATGCCATGATTGTTAGAACCCACACTGCAACAAACCCCCTATGTGGACGATGA
- the LOC115138864 gene encoding E3 ubiquitin-protein ligase TRIM39-like isoform X1, producing the protein MAMSMSEDQFLCCICLGVFIDPATIPCGHTFCKPCLEAYWHTRDTAICALCKTSFTPAPNIQVNMVMRDLVESFKGASGGDEVVDQSSTLAPGEVSCDICIGDRMSKAVKTCLVCVSSYCLEHARVHNARFSRHQLVRPLANLEERMCPTHNRLLELYCCFDKTMLCVACDSHQAPAHLVVTMRVEFLLQKAQLAKAKTVVKEKLKATRIEAEKLNSSVLLCEHKAARQIKFVNAFHLALVSKVSMLYDRYNTEASRRVDELERTASHWNCALEEDITALMRRVFALERVIGSSDSFELLNNLSSLPPAPPDGIRGPCSVNIPTDLLGNLAEHFMQNMAKLPKMGCFTTNGSAGSGHPANLRTVGTIGVNMSQHPYEITLVKEFTVEVTPDPSTAHPSLLFRRGSHGCEIRVDRSKIARAFPMSTQRFTQVPCVLATQWFSSHRAYWEVEVEDWVGNGSDVWFIGVATESSMTSQGVSVTPGNGFWVLVHREGRLWPTATTNPANNPMAIVTQMRKAHVGVYFDGRKRLVSFYDIHLGDHLYTYQHVPTNERLFPVFSPDYFCPSFKHANHAMIVRTHTATNPLCGR; encoded by the exons ATGGCCATGTCAATGTCAGAGGACCAGTTCCTGTGCTGCATCTGTCTTGGTGTTTTCATCGACCCAGCCACAATCCCGTGTGGACACACCTTTTGCAAGCCTTGTCTCGAGGCCTATTGGCACACGAGAGACACTGCGATCTGTGCTCTGTGCAAGACTAGCTTCACACCAGCCCCCAACATCCAGGTCAACATGGTCATGAGAGACCTTGTGGAAAGCTTCAAGGGGGCAAGTGGAGGGGACGAGGTCGTCGACCAGTCGTCGACTCTGGCTCCGGGAGAGGTCTCCTGTGACATATGCATCGGAGACAGGATGTCCAAGGCCGTcaagacctgcctggtgtgtgtgtCGTCGTACTGCCTGGAGCATGCAAGGGTCCACAATGCCCGGTTTTCCAGGCACCAGCTAGTCAGACCGCTAGCTAACCTGGAGGAAAGGATGTGTCCGACCCACAACAGGCTCCTGGAGCTTTACTGCTGCTTTGACAAGACCATGTTGTGTGTGGCTTGTGACTCTCACCAGGCGCCGGCCCACCTGGTTGTGACTATGCGGGTAGAGTTCTTGCTTCAAAAG GCTCAGCTGGCTAAAGCCAAGACAGTGGTCAAGGAGAAGCTGAAGGCCACTCGGATTGAGGCAGAGAAATTAAACTCTTCAGTCCTACTCTGTGAG CATAAAGCAGCAAGGCAAATCAAGTTTGTGAATGCCTTCCACCTAGCCCTGGTCAGCAAGGTGAGTATGCTATACGATCGCTACAACACTGAGGCCTCGAGGAGAGTGGACGAGCTGGAGAGGACAGCTTCCCATTGGAATTGTGCGCTTGAAGAAGACATTACAGCTCTGATGAGGAGAGTTTTTGCATTGGAGCGAGTGATTGGCTCCTCAGACTCCTTTGAGCTTCTTAAT aatctttcctctctccctcctgctcctccAGATGGCATCAGAGGACCATGCAGCGTCAACATCCCCACAGATCTACTTGGGAACCTTGCGGAGCATTTCATGCAAAACATGGCCAAACTACCCAAGATGGGATGCTTCACTACAAATGGCAGTGCTGGCTCAG gacatccagccaacttgaggACTGTGGGaaccattggagtcaacatgagccagcatccctatg AGATTACCTTGGTTAAAGAGTTCACAG TTGAGGTGACTCCTGACCCCAGCACAGCCCACCCATCGCTCCTGTTCAGAAGGGGGTCCCATGGTTGTGAGATTCGGGTGGACCGGAGCAAGATTGCTAGGGCGTTCCCCATGTCGACCCAGCGCTTCACCCAGGTGCCGTGTGTCCTCGCCACCCAGTGGTTCAGCAGCCATCGAGCCTACTGGGAGGTTGAGGTGGAGGACTGGGTTGGAAATGGATCTGATGTGTGGTTTATAGGTGTGGCAACTGAGTCCTCCATGACTTCTCAAGGGGTGAGTGTCACCCCTGGGAATGGATTCTGGGTCCTGGTACACCGTGAGGGGAGGCTTTGGCCAACCGCTACCACCAACCCTGCCAACAACCCTATGGCCATCGTAACACAAATGAGAAAG GCACATGTGGGTGTGTACTTTGACGGGCGGAAGCGACTTGTGTCATTCTACGACATTCATCTCGGTGATCACCTCTACACGTACCAACACGTGCCAACCAATGAAAGACTCTTCCCTGTCTTCAGCCCTGACTACTTCTGTCCTTCATTCAAACACGCCAACCATGCCATGATTGTTAGAACCCACACTGCAACAAACCCCCTATGTGGACGATGA